The following proteins come from a genomic window of Gimesia chilikensis:
- a CDS encoding Nramp family divalent metal transporter — protein sequence MSDDSAVVEEELVPDDVIPHQSLPPLKYRDLPAAISWKKMIGPSIMLAGLSLGSGEFVLWPYITYKTGFIFFWACLLGVMTQFFMNMEIERWTLVTGESAITGFCRLNKNWAWIMLLLNIVPWAWPGWATGAGTMLSWTFLGPETIAVAQLDPAPAQFDLSKVSEKASYSSDSGKLQWRGTMGETERDELSLAFQQNEIPDQSALIFQNIQQGTDLNYEAKYSAFLGIAGLLLVGVVLTTGPVVYNTVEKIQIFLVGMIFVIAVILGIYLIQPYAVTAMLEGAVSIGKMPDASSGLGTMALLGALAFAGAGGTMNLGQSNFIKDKGYGMGKYIGRITSPITGQEEAVSEVGYHFKHTPENQERWKQWWRAANIEHFFSFFLTCLACLVLLSLISYSLFYEANGQLREGMDKFGEGLNFIWGQAMLLEAKLGNTFKLLFLLMGVAILLTTELGVLDATARISADILKVNYLRENEHWSLSKLYYFFLWGEILLGSAILLYGSINPHFSQPLFLIKTSAAMNGGVMFLYSMILLYMNSKILSRSISTSPLRFVTMVWAAAFFGYFSLQAFQMQIIPYFFPHS from the coding sequence ATGTCAGACGATAGTGCCGTTGTTGAGGAAGAACTGGTTCCCGATGATGTCATCCCACACCAGTCCCTGCCCCCGTTAAAGTATCGCGATCTGCCTGCCGCGATTTCCTGGAAAAAGATGATTGGTCCCAGCATCATGCTGGCTGGTTTGTCATTGGGGTCCGGTGAGTTTGTACTCTGGCCTTATATCACTTACAAAACCGGCTTCATATTTTTCTGGGCCTGTCTGCTGGGAGTGATGACCCAGTTTTTTATGAATATGGAAATCGAACGCTGGACGCTGGTGACCGGCGAAAGTGCGATTACCGGGTTTTGTCGATTGAACAAAAACTGGGCCTGGATCATGCTGCTGTTAAATATTGTCCCGTGGGCCTGGCCCGGTTGGGCCACGGGAGCGGGAACCATGCTGAGCTGGACGTTTCTGGGCCCGGAGACTATCGCAGTTGCGCAACTGGATCCTGCGCCAGCGCAATTCGATTTGTCGAAGGTCTCTGAGAAGGCGAGTTATTCTTCAGATTCAGGCAAGCTACAGTGGCGCGGTACCATGGGTGAGACGGAACGTGACGAATTAAGTCTGGCTTTTCAACAGAATGAGATTCCGGATCAGTCGGCGCTAATATTTCAGAACATTCAGCAGGGTACGGATCTCAATTACGAGGCGAAGTATAGCGCGTTTTTGGGAATTGCGGGACTGTTGCTGGTGGGGGTTGTCTTGACCACCGGACCTGTGGTTTACAATACGGTAGAAAAGATTCAGATCTTTCTGGTGGGTATGATTTTTGTGATCGCCGTCATCCTGGGGATCTATCTCATCCAGCCTTATGCAGTGACCGCCATGCTGGAAGGAGCCGTCAGTATCGGCAAAATGCCTGACGCTTCCAGCGGTCTGGGAACGATGGCACTGCTGGGGGCATTGGCTTTCGCGGGTGCCGGGGGAACGATGAACCTGGGGCAGAGCAACTTTATCAAAGACAAAGGCTATGGAATGGGGAAGTACATTGGCCGCATTACGAGTCCGATTACCGGACAGGAAGAGGCGGTCAGTGAAGTCGGCTATCATTTCAAACATACGCCGGAAAATCAGGAACGCTGGAAACAGTGGTGGCGAGCAGCCAATATCGAACACTTTTTCAGTTTCTTTTTGACTTGTCTGGCCTGCCTCGTGTTGCTGTCTCTGATATCGTATTCCCTGTTTTATGAAGCCAATGGCCAGCTTCGGGAGGGCATGGATAAGTTTGGTGAAGGGCTGAATTTTATCTGGGGCCAGGCGATGCTTCTGGAAGCAAAATTAGGGAACACGTTCAAGCTGCTGTTTCTGTTGATGGGGGTGGCGATTCTGCTGACTACGGAACTGGGGGTGCTGGATGCGACGGCCCGTATCTCTGCGGATATTCTCAAAGTCAATTATTTGCGGGAAAACGAGCACTGGTCTCTGAGCAAACTCTACTATTTCTTCTTGTGGGGAGAAATTCTGTTAGGATCAGCGATCCTGCTCTACGGATCAATTAATCCGCATTTCAGTCAGCCTTTGTTTTTGATTAAAACTTCCGCTGCCATGAATGGCGGCGTGATGTTCCTGTATTCGATGATCCTGTTGTACATGAATTCGAAAATTCTGAGTCGCAGTATCAGTACCAGCCCACTAAGATTTGTCACAATGGTCTGGGCTGCCGCTTTTTTTGGTTATTTCAGTCTACAGGCATTTCAGATGCAGATCATTCCTTACTTCTTCCCACATAGTTGA
- a CDS encoding trypsin-like peptidase domain-containing protein has protein sequence MVRFIHFLLVMLSTSCLHAQALAVRTTETNCTPQGCRQLIGTGACAFVGNIADRSVYITAAHNVIQARTIHVGYGGTWWEARVVFKRYEEEIDYAILETQRIPASHCFILSDTQPIDGMEAIAYGYSNGVYNLKSLRARIRVTRRGHCFSRLVAKGDSGGPILVNGQIVGIIKGHDQTHTIYTNSMLIRNKLINLYGRLPDCHPPVYRKSDRASPSQQPESNRNEQFAALESEITRLKQQLTQLKQTQIPVQLIGADGSIKQEQRYQLGQPIKLRFKAVNK, from the coding sequence ATGGTGAGATTCATCCACTTCCTGCTCGTCATGTTGTCTACGTCCTGCCTGCACGCCCAGGCACTCGCTGTCAGGACAACAGAGACAAACTGCACTCCCCAAGGCTGTCGCCAGCTCATCGGAACCGGCGCCTGTGCATTCGTAGGAAATATCGCGGACCGCTCCGTTTACATTACTGCCGCGCACAATGTCATTCAGGCACGAACCATTCATGTCGGCTATGGTGGAACCTGGTGGGAAGCCCGGGTCGTTTTCAAGCGATATGAAGAGGAGATTGACTATGCCATCCTGGAAACCCAAAGAATTCCCGCGTCACACTGTTTCATACTTTCGGACACTCAACCGATAGACGGAATGGAGGCTATCGCTTACGGATACTCAAACGGAGTTTACAACCTCAAATCCCTGCGAGCCCGCATCCGGGTAACGCGCCGCGGGCATTGCTTTTCCAGACTGGTCGCAAAAGGAGATTCCGGAGGTCCTATTCTTGTCAATGGACAGATCGTAGGCATCATAAAAGGTCATGACCAGACTCACACCATCTACACGAATAGCATGTTGATTCGAAACAAACTCATCAATCTGTATGGCAGACTGCCCGACTGCCACCCACCCGTGTATCGGAAATCAGATCGCGCTTCACCCTCGCAACAACCAGAAAGCAATCGCAACGAACAGTTTGCTGCACTGGAGTCCGAGATTACCAGACTGAAACAACAGCTCACCCAACTGAAACAGACTCAGATTCCTGTACAGCTCATAGGTGCAGACGGATCGATCAAACAGGAACAGAGGTATCAACTCGGTCAACCAATCAAATTACGTTTCAAGGCCGTTAACAAGTGA
- a CDS encoding isochorismatase family protein, producing MKFLSLMALSLISHSLVIHPVWAGDEPRIYQNTLQPIKNAKPLLADHSEFVQPIEESRRFESPLLVDDADADLSVRAWRFSYNARGIIEMPNRISIQKTAVIMVHPWGIDDGQGWQTPEPAGAADFCTPEKNHLAGRHTREVIDPFLKRMRKQNALIMYSLIGKVDPIRKKLYRTFDYNPTSEERAQARKDLAQQLKSLPYRGKPLPVQITLSQEQPVIDYFKQFSGLSAGDHFNGKGFWDVPVPVTADITVHDDDVLIFDREGYAPLKEFLKKQGIRHVLLTGYATDMCFCKTTAGYENLSQDFNVFLVGDATLATFPANSSPRYATNAHISFASLNHLITQVSWIKPINSD from the coding sequence ATGAAGTTTCTATCCCTCATGGCTTTGAGCCTTATCAGTCACAGTCTGGTAATACACCCGGTGTGGGCTGGTGACGAGCCACGTATATATCAAAACACATTGCAGCCGATCAAAAATGCAAAACCCTTGCTCGCGGATCATTCCGAATTCGTGCAACCTATTGAAGAGTCACGCCGATTCGAATCTCCACTGCTGGTCGATGATGCCGATGCAGATCTTTCAGTCCGCGCATGGCGATTTTCTTATAATGCCCGGGGAATTATCGAAATGCCGAATCGGATTTCGATTCAGAAGACCGCAGTGATCATGGTTCATCCCTGGGGGATTGATGATGGTCAAGGGTGGCAGACACCAGAACCAGCGGGCGCCGCGGATTTTTGTACTCCCGAAAAGAATCATTTAGCAGGTCGGCACACGCGGGAAGTGATAGATCCCTTTCTGAAACGAATGCGAAAGCAGAATGCGCTGATCATGTACAGCCTGATTGGAAAAGTGGATCCGATCCGAAAAAAGTTGTATCGCACGTTCGATTACAATCCAACATCAGAGGAACGCGCACAGGCACGGAAGGATCTGGCACAACAATTGAAAAGTCTGCCTTATCGGGGGAAACCGTTGCCTGTGCAGATCACACTCTCGCAGGAACAGCCTGTGATTGATTACTTCAAGCAGTTTTCCGGTTTGAGTGCCGGCGATCACTTTAACGGCAAGGGGTTCTGGGATGTGCCGGTGCCTGTTACTGCCGACATTACGGTCCACGATGATGATGTGCTGATCTTCGACCGGGAAGGCTATGCACCTCTGAAGGAATTTTTAAAGAAGCAGGGGATCCGCCATGTGCTGTTAACCGGTTATGCGACAGACATGTGTTTCTGTAAGACAACTGCCGGCTATGAAAATCTATCACAAGACTTCAATGTCTTTCTGGTAGGTGACGCAACGTTGGCGACCTTCCCTGCGAATTCTTCACCTCGCTATGCAACTAATGCCCACATTTCATTTGCCTCTCTGAATCATCTGATAACGCAGGTCTCCTGGATCAAACCGATCAACTCGGATTGA
- a CDS encoding PIG-L deacetylase family protein, translating to MKIDFDQERILAVVAHPDDAELLCAGTLARANQEGAAVGICVMCQGDKGQPDPPVENLTEVRQDEMRSAAELIGAELFFGGSPDGALFDTLEQRRLLTEIIRQFTPTLVLAHSQSDYHADHRAASVITEAATWFSASAGNKTESPALMQPPVLWWMDTVNMSQFDPHFYIDVSSFVETKVAMLNCHQSQLQRGKDASFSPLQDLMLQQCVARGAQSGVASAEAFRSHTAWKRCVAW from the coding sequence ATGAAGATTGATTTTGATCAGGAACGGATTCTGGCCGTGGTGGCGCATCCTGACGATGCAGAACTGCTCTGTGCAGGCACTCTGGCACGGGCCAATCAGGAAGGGGCCGCAGTTGGCATTTGTGTCATGTGTCAAGGCGATAAAGGTCAGCCTGATCCTCCTGTAGAGAATCTGACTGAAGTACGTCAGGATGAAATGCGATCGGCTGCGGAGTTGATTGGGGCAGAGCTGTTTTTCGGAGGCAGTCCGGACGGGGCTCTATTCGACACTCTGGAACAACGTCGTCTGCTGACTGAAATAATCCGCCAGTTTACACCAACCCTGGTGCTTGCTCACTCACAGAGTGACTATCATGCAGATCATCGAGCTGCTTCTGTGATTACCGAGGCGGCGACCTGGTTCAGTGCATCGGCGGGAAACAAAACCGAGTCTCCTGCTTTAATGCAACCACCGGTTCTCTGGTGGATGGATACTGTGAATATGTCTCAGTTTGATCCTCATTTTTATATCGATGTCAGTTCTTTTGTTGAAACCAAGGTCGCGATGTTGAATTGTCATCAGAGTCAACTGCAGCGAGGCAAAGATGCCAGCTTTTCACCTCTGCAGGACCTCATGTTGCAGCAGTGCGTTGCCCGCGGCGCACAGTCCGGTGTGGCGTCTGCGGAAGCGTTTCGCAGTCATACGGCCTGGAAACGCTGTGTTGCGTGGTGA
- a CDS encoding ParB N-terminal domain-containing protein gives MEIKDRIKSFRRIKASQLIPNSRNWRTHPAAQETALRTILNEIGFAAACLVRDCGDGTYELIDGHLRANIAEDTKIPCLISDLTVSEADQVLATFDSITSLAETDQSALYALLESITTESEDLQGLLQNLKSSSPELPEQESGVDETELLTERFSVLVDCKDEAEQFALLDYLKSAGYQCRAWIS, from the coding sequence ATGGAAATCAAAGATCGCATCAAAAGTTTCAGGCGAATTAAAGCCTCCCAATTGATCCCTAACTCCCGAAACTGGCGAACCCATCCCGCAGCCCAGGAAACAGCGCTGCGAACCATCTTAAATGAGATTGGATTCGCAGCAGCCTGTCTGGTTCGGGATTGTGGTGACGGAACATACGAATTGATCGACGGTCACTTGCGGGCCAATATCGCCGAAGATACAAAAATCCCCTGCCTGATTTCAGATCTGACAGTCTCAGAAGCAGATCAGGTTCTGGCGACGTTTGACTCGATTACCAGCCTGGCAGAGACTGATCAATCCGCACTCTATGCACTGCTTGAGTCAATTACAACAGAATCAGAAGACCTGCAGGGGTTGCTTCAGAATCTGAAATCCTCATCCCCGGAATTACCTGAGCAGGAATCCGGAGTCGATGAAACCGAATTGCTCACAGAACGATTCTCTGTTCTGGTAGACTGCAAAGATGAAGCGGAGCAATTCGCACTTCTGGACTATCTGAAATCAGCAGGATATCAATGTCGCGCCTGGATCTCATAA
- a CDS encoding ABC transporter ATP-binding protein, with amino-acid sequence MSRLDLIRESPIIRTPRVMQLEGMFGLAAETRSREQWSVELPLSERPWNIGLIVGPSGCGKTTIARELFQDHFVDDFDWPSEKCIIDGFPQKMGIKEITSLLSSVGFSSPPGWLRPYHVLSNGEQFRVKMARALAELSELVVIDEFTSVVDRTIARTGSCAIAKTVRRRGQQLVAVSCHYDIIDWLNPDWIYQPALDDFQWRCERQPRPSISLRIVNVHRDAWHLFRKHHYLDASLHQAANCFVALVEEQPAAFTAVMYFPHPKSPSYREHRTVCLPDFQGVGIGNALSEYVASLYSCKHRYTSVTGHPAMIRHRARSPLWKMTRKPSTVQRQAGFEKHRKQIVASSRGRLTASFQYIGPSRQRDAQSFGLL; translated from the coding sequence ATGTCGCGCCTGGATCTCATAAGGGAATCGCCCATTATTCGAACTCCGCGGGTGATGCAGCTGGAAGGGATGTTCGGGCTCGCAGCAGAAACCCGAAGTCGTGAGCAGTGGTCAGTAGAACTTCCACTTTCCGAGCGTCCCTGGAACATCGGTCTGATCGTAGGCCCCTCCGGGTGTGGCAAGACGACCATCGCCAGGGAACTGTTTCAAGATCACTTCGTCGATGATTTTGACTGGCCCAGCGAGAAGTGCATTATCGATGGCTTCCCGCAAAAGATGGGCATCAAAGAAATCACCAGTCTGCTCTCATCAGTTGGATTCTCATCTCCTCCCGGCTGGCTGCGTCCTTATCATGTTTTGTCCAACGGAGAGCAATTTCGTGTCAAAATGGCTCGCGCCCTGGCGGAGCTTTCCGAGCTGGTCGTAATTGATGAATTCACTTCCGTCGTCGATCGCACGATCGCCCGCACTGGCAGCTGTGCGATCGCCAAAACAGTTCGTCGCCGTGGTCAACAACTTGTCGCGGTGTCCTGCCATTATGATATTATCGACTGGCTGAATCCTGACTGGATTTACCAGCCGGCACTGGATGATTTCCAATGGAGGTGCGAAAGGCAACCACGGCCCTCAATCTCCCTTAGAATTGTTAACGTGCATCGAGATGCGTGGCACCTGTTCCGCAAACATCACTATTTAGACGCTTCCCTTCATCAGGCTGCCAATTGTTTTGTGGCACTCGTTGAAGAACAACCAGCTGCCTTCACAGCTGTAATGTATTTTCCGCACCCGAAATCTCCTTCCTATCGGGAGCACCGCACGGTCTGTCTACCGGACTTTCAGGGAGTGGGAATCGGAAATGCTTTGAGCGAGTATGTGGCATCGCTCTACAGTTGCAAGCACCGTTACACGAGTGTCACCGGCCATCCCGCCATGATCCGCCACCGCGCCCGTTCTCCCTTGTGGAAAATGACCCGGAAACCATCCACTGTTCAGAGGCAAGCTGGTTTTGAAAAACATCGAAAACAAATCGTCGCTTCAAGTCGTGGCAGGTTGACCGCCAGCTTTCAGTACATTGGCCCTTCTCGACAGCGAGACGCACAAAGCTTCGGCCTGCTTTGA
- a CDS encoding right-handed parallel beta-helix repeat-containing protein → MRFSCFVLLCTSIIAGVVSGSDIQAATHYVNNQTGSDEYDGLSEKTAVATIARAISLSKTSDRIELANTGTVYRESMLFRKLGGTPDQPFLIEGNGAVISGLVSLPAEQWKSTGEGVYVLQLDKTPYGNPFLVSAGKRLPAARNREALKEGEHYWDRESHRIYLHCEAGKRPGDYKLEATLQVSGLTLTSASYISCQNLIAEHFTNDGFNIHGDCRGIRLENVVARHNGDDGISIHEAGGLIVQNAYVHDNFYGIQDVNASRSVYNGVLAEKNQVGVSLVGGYHSLVDCQVRNNTQKEIDIAGAVPRHLIGGEQNLLARTILFAQNVSVFGEGSAVGLSVRNGAHAIVEHTVITGTRTGVSIDMQSHGHLTLTAVSKCDTILDLRTKDCFLDYNLYGVGRFRWMETDYSADQWAAYQAASQQDQHSRIEQISVAADGLVSASGEALLFSERKQTVGPTAPFTLSFSQD, encoded by the coding sequence ATGAGATTTTCCTGTTTCGTTTTGCTCTGCACTTCGATCATCGCCGGAGTTGTAAGCGGTTCCGATATTCAGGCTGCCACTCACTATGTCAATAACCAGACGGGCAGCGATGAGTATGATGGACTTTCGGAGAAAACCGCTGTGGCAACGATTGCCCGGGCGATCTCGCTTTCCAAAACCAGCGACCGAATCGAACTGGCGAATACAGGCACCGTCTACCGGGAATCGATGCTGTTTCGCAAGCTGGGCGGGACCCCTGATCAACCGTTTTTGATCGAGGGAAATGGTGCGGTTATTTCAGGTCTTGTGTCACTCCCCGCGGAACAATGGAAATCGACGGGAGAGGGAGTCTACGTCTTACAACTGGATAAGACTCCGTACGGAAATCCGTTTCTGGTATCAGCAGGGAAACGTCTGCCTGCTGCCAGAAACCGAGAAGCTCTGAAAGAGGGGGAGCATTACTGGGATCGAGAGTCTCACCGGATCTATCTGCATTGCGAAGCAGGAAAGCGACCTGGCGACTATAAACTGGAAGCGACGTTGCAGGTCAGCGGATTGACTCTGACCAGTGCCAGCTACATTTCCTGCCAGAATCTGATTGCGGAACATTTTACGAACGATGGGTTCAATATCCATGGGGACTGTCGCGGCATTCGCCTGGAGAATGTGGTTGCGCGACACAACGGCGATGATGGTATTTCCATTCATGAGGCTGGTGGACTCATTGTTCAGAATGCTTATGTGCATGACAACTTTTATGGCATCCAGGATGTCAACGCGTCCCGTTCCGTTTATAACGGTGTGCTGGCAGAAAAGAATCAGGTGGGCGTCAGTCTGGTGGGTGGTTACCATTCACTGGTGGACTGTCAGGTCCGCAACAATACACAAAAAGAAATTGATATCGCCGGTGCGGTGCCACGCCATCTGATTGGTGGAGAACAGAATCTTCTGGCCCGGACGATTTTGTTTGCTCAGAATGTATCCGTATTTGGAGAGGGAAGCGCGGTGGGCCTCAGTGTCCGTAATGGTGCTCACGCGATTGTTGAGCATACCGTGATCACAGGTACCAGAACCGGCGTATCCATAGATATGCAGAGCCATGGTCATCTGACTCTGACGGCGGTTAGCAAATGTGACACGATACTGGATCTGCGGACTAAAGACTGTTTCCTGGATTATAATCTGTATGGCGTCGGTCGGTTCCGCTGGATGGAAACTGATTACAGTGCCGATCAGTGGGCGGCGTATCAGGCCGCTTCGCAACAGGACCAGCACTCTCGAATCGAGCAAATCTCGGTCGCAGCAGACGGGTTGGTCAGCGCTTCTGGAGAAGCATTGCTTTTTTCAGAGCGGAAGCAGACCGTCGGCCCCACGGCACCGTTTACGCTTTCATTTTCGCAGGATTAG
- a CDS encoding polysaccharide deacetylase family protein, whose amino-acid sequence MLHPEFLNSLSRRAFFSASLAAVSCSRLSSLQARLNKAPKAQIAITFDLEMSRMYPSREMLEWDYQKGNLNQETKDYSLKAAQIASELGGKVHYFCVGRVLEQKDVQWIKQISELGHPIGNHTYDHVNVWATEPAKTQFRFSRSPWLLGGKTAAEVIQHNVRITTEAMQQRLNIKPDGFRTPGGSSAGLDQREDLQKLFQSEGFQWVSSKYPRHKYSEPGTEPQQEIFDSIQEAQRSAQPYVYPTGLVEIPMSPISDVGAFRTSRWKRKYFLKSVELCVQQAIEQKLVFDFLCHPSIMYVEDPDFETVKLICKLVQQAGDQAEIVGLSEIAGRYREQQR is encoded by the coding sequence ATGTTGCACCCGGAATTTCTGAATTCGCTTTCGCGTCGTGCCTTCTTTTCTGCTTCTCTTGCAGCGGTGTCCTGCAGTCGACTTTCTTCTCTGCAGGCGCGACTCAACAAGGCTCCCAAGGCACAAATTGCGATCACGTTTGATCTTGAAATGAGTCGCATGTATCCCAGCAGAGAGATGCTGGAGTGGGATTACCAGAAAGGAAATCTGAATCAGGAAACGAAAGACTATTCGCTGAAAGCAGCTCAGATTGCTAGCGAACTGGGAGGTAAAGTCCATTATTTCTGTGTCGGGCGCGTACTGGAACAGAAGGATGTGCAGTGGATAAAACAGATTTCAGAGCTGGGACACCCGATTGGCAATCATACCTACGACCACGTCAACGTCTGGGCAACCGAACCTGCTAAAACGCAATTTCGCTTTTCTCGATCTCCCTGGCTGTTGGGAGGCAAAACTGCAGCCGAGGTAATACAGCACAACGTTCGGATCACGACCGAAGCGATGCAGCAACGGTTGAATATCAAGCCGGACGGCTTTCGAACACCCGGCGGTTCCAGTGCCGGGCTCGATCAACGGGAAGATTTGCAGAAGCTTTTCCAGTCAGAAGGATTTCAATGGGTCAGTTCTAAATATCCTCGTCACAAATATAGTGAGCCGGGGACTGAGCCCCAGCAGGAAATATTTGATTCTATTCAGGAAGCTCAACGGTCTGCGCAGCCTTATGTCTATCCAACGGGGCTCGTCGAAATACCCATGAGCCCGATCAGTGATGTAGGGGCCTTCCGAACAAGCCGCTGGAAGCGAAAGTACTTTTTGAAATCAGTCGAGTTGTGTGTGCAGCAGGCGATTGAACAGAAACTTGTTTTCGATTTTCTATGTCATCCTTCCATCATGTATGTTGAAGACCCCGATTTCGAAACGGTAAAGCTGATCTGCAAACTGGTGCAGCAAGCGGGAGACCAGGCAGAAATTGTGGGACTGAGTGAAATTGCCGGGCGCTACCGGGAACAGCAACGCTGA
- the cysK gene encoding cysteine synthase A, whose translation MPIYQDNSETIGRTPLVKINHLTEGLKATVLAKVEGRNPAYSVKCRIGANMIWDAEKSGKLKPGMQVVEPTSGNTGIALSFVCAARGYKLTLTMPDSMSVERRLMLKGFGANLVLTPGADGMKGAIQKAEELAASPEFFMPQQFENPANPEIHFKTTGPEILKDTEGKVDYIVAGVGTGGTITGISRFLKTDQGLDVKSVAVEPTSSPVLSGGEPGKHKIQGIGAGFIPGNCDTSLIDEVIQVTDDEAFEMAGLIAKKEGITCGISCGAAMHAALEIAKRPEAEGKTIVVILPDSGERYLSTPLFDEAR comes from the coding sequence ATGCCCATTTATCAAGATAACTCTGAAACAATCGGTCGGACCCCTCTGGTTAAGATCAACCATTTGACGGAAGGGTTGAAGGCGACAGTCCTGGCCAAAGTCGAAGGTCGAAATCCGGCGTACAGCGTTAAGTGTCGCATTGGTGCGAACATGATCTGGGATGCGGAAAAGAGCGGGAAACTGAAGCCTGGAATGCAGGTGGTGGAGCCGACCAGCGGTAACACCGGCATTGCACTTTCTTTCGTCTGTGCAGCTCGCGGGTACAAGTTAACCCTGACCATGCCTGATTCGATGTCCGTAGAACGACGTCTGATGTTGAAAGGCTTCGGTGCCAACCTGGTACTGACACCCGGGGCTGACGGGATGAAAGGCGCGATCCAGAAAGCAGAAGAGCTGGCTGCCAGCCCGGAATTCTTCATGCCACAACAGTTCGAAAACCCGGCAAATCCGGAAATTCACTTCAAAACCACAGGTCCCGAAATTCTCAAGGATACCGAGGGCAAAGTCGATTACATTGTCGCTGGGGTGGGGACCGGTGGAACAATCACGGGTATTTCACGGTTTCTGAAGACGGATCAGGGGCTCGATGTGAAATCGGTGGCAGTCGAGCCGACGAGCAGTCCGGTTCTGTCTGGCGGTGAGCCTGGAAAACATAAGATTCAGGGGATCGGAGCCGGGTTTATTCCCGGTAACTGCGATACCTCATTGATCGATGAAGTGATCCAGGTTACCGACGATGAAGCCTTCGAAATGGCTGGTCTGATCGCCAAAAAAGAAGGGATCACCTGCGGCATCAGTTGTGGTGCAGCGATGCATGCTGCCCTGGAGATTGCCAAACGCCCCGAAGCAGAAGGTAAAACCATTGTTGTGATTCTGCCCGATTCGGGTGAGCGTTACCTGTCGACGCCCTTATTTGATGAGGCGCGTTAA
- a CDS encoding response regulator: MKVLVVDDIGYSCHYYARLVEKIGFTAVMASSGFEAIKLLQSDNEIHVVLTDLVMSGMDGVDLFQKALQLERYSDHGVVPAPQFILMTAVRPENNAQDRNLQRIKLAKELGFSRIMFKPLDQDELKQELNDMSLNVIHSSNTEVTLDLYSPTQKIRQSVREIMATDNKEAASEFLEILLEEIANLKEYLKTS, from the coding sequence ATGAAAGTTCTTGTTGTCGATGATATTGGATACTCTTGTCATTATTATGCGCGGCTGGTAGAGAAAATTGGCTTCACAGCGGTGATGGCTTCGTCCGGTTTTGAAGCGATTAAATTGCTACAATCTGATAATGAGATTCATGTCGTTCTGACAGACCTTGTGATGAGCGGCATGGATGGTGTCGACCTGTTCCAGAAAGCACTGCAGCTGGAACGTTACTCTGACCATGGCGTCGTCCCTGCACCACAATTTATCCTGATGACCGCAGTACGTCCCGAGAACAATGCCCAGGATCGAAATCTACAACGGATCAAACTGGCCAAGGAACTGGGATTCTCTCGGATCATGTTCAAACCCCTGGACCAGGATGAGCTTAAACAAGAGCTGAATGACATGTCACTGAATGTCATTCATTCTTCCAATACTGAAGTAACTCTCGACCTCTATTCACCCACTCAAAAAATCAGGCAGTCGGTAAGAGAGATCATGGCGACTGACAATAAAGAAGCCGCCTCAGAATTCTTAGAAATACTTCTGGAAGAGATCGCCAACCTGAAAGAATATCTCAAAACCTCCTGA